A window from Streptomyces subrutilus encodes these proteins:
- a CDS encoding amino acid ABC transporter permease: protein MDLGKTAAPQRPVTSPDDTYRPSDREQERQRFRRSRKRRHTWTATLCTLVAVVALGAVAVASPGWERVDSLFLDGAELRAAFPELLRGFWLNIQMFLIAEVLILVLGLLIALVRVTRAPGLQPLRLAATVYVDVFRGVPTLLLVFLVGFGLPALRLQGTPSDPWVLGVIALVLSYAAYVGEVLRAGLNSVHPAQRNAARALGLGERQTLRHVVLPQAVRNVLPPLLNDFIALQKDTALVAVLGPLEALRAAQIKADYDFNYTPYLGAALLFIAVTIPLTRFADRLQKRAAQRTWAETGR from the coding sequence GTGGACCTCGGGAAGACGGCCGCGCCGCAGCGGCCGGTCACATCGCCGGACGACACCTACCGACCGAGCGACCGCGAGCAGGAGCGCCAGCGGTTCCGCCGCTCCCGCAAGCGGCGCCACACCTGGACCGCCACCCTCTGCACCCTCGTCGCGGTGGTGGCGCTGGGAGCCGTCGCGGTCGCGTCGCCGGGCTGGGAGCGCGTCGACAGCCTGTTCCTCGACGGCGCCGAGCTCCGGGCCGCGTTCCCGGAACTCCTGCGGGGCTTCTGGCTCAACATCCAGATGTTCCTGATCGCCGAGGTGCTGATCCTCGTCCTGGGACTGCTGATCGCCCTGGTGCGCGTGACCCGCGCGCCGGGTCTGCAGCCGCTGCGGCTGGCCGCGACCGTCTACGTGGACGTCTTCCGCGGCGTGCCGACCCTGCTGCTGGTCTTCCTGGTCGGCTTCGGCCTGCCGGCCCTGCGCCTGCAGGGCACCCCCTCCGATCCCTGGGTGCTCGGGGTGATCGCGCTGGTCCTCTCCTACGCGGCCTACGTCGGCGAGGTGCTGCGCGCCGGGCTCAACTCGGTGCACCCCGCGCAGCGCAACGCCGCACGGGCGCTGGGACTGGGCGAACGGCAGACGCTGCGGCACGTGGTGCTGCCGCAGGCGGTGCGCAACGTGCTCCCGCCCCTGCTCAACGACTTCATCGCGCTGCAGAAGGACACCGCGCTGGTCGCCGTGCTCGGTCCGCTGGAGGCGCTGCGGGCCGCGCAGATCAAGGCGGACTACGACTTCAACTACACCCCGTACCTGGGAGCGGCTCTCTTGTTCATCGCGGTGACCATTCCGTTGACCCGCTTCGCCGACCGGCTCCAGAAGCGGGCGGCGCAGCGCACCTGGGCGGAGACGGGCCGATGA
- a CDS encoding ABC transporter substrate-binding protein, with translation MSRTRIALAVSAAAVVLAAAACAPQPESDTGAAASGSPDCTANSPGLHKRGQLTVATDSPAYAPWFEDNTPSNGKGFESAVAYAVAGKLGFAQDQVKWVVEPFAHSYAPGAKNFDFDINQISVTPQRAQAVDFSASYYTADQAVLTLDDSGFAKATSLGALKDARIGVQVATTSYQAVLDQLKPSRQPSVFNTTNDEVNALKNGQIDAIVTDLPTVFYLAGSELDNAKIVGQFGYAGGTPEEFGLLLPKDSKFTTCVNQALGALRSDGTLAKLTSQWLSASANVPELKP, from the coding sequence ATGTCCCGTACCCGCATAGCCCTTGCGGTTTCCGCCGCCGCCGTCGTGCTGGCGGCCGCCGCCTGCGCACCCCAGCCGGAGAGCGACACCGGCGCGGCCGCTTCCGGCAGCCCCGACTGCACCGCGAACAGCCCCGGTCTCCACAAGCGCGGTCAGTTGACCGTCGCGACCGACTCCCCGGCCTATGCGCCGTGGTTCGAGGACAACACCCCGTCCAACGGCAAGGGCTTCGAAAGCGCGGTGGCCTACGCGGTGGCCGGCAAACTCGGCTTCGCCCAGGACCAGGTGAAGTGGGTCGTCGAACCCTTCGCGCACTCCTACGCCCCCGGTGCGAAGAACTTCGACTTCGACATCAACCAGATCTCCGTCACCCCGCAGCGCGCGCAGGCCGTGGATTTCTCCGCCAGTTACTACACGGCCGACCAGGCCGTCCTGACACTGGACGACTCCGGCTTCGCGAAGGCCACGTCCCTGGGCGCGCTCAAGGACGCCAGGATCGGCGTGCAGGTCGCCACCACGAGCTACCAGGCCGTGCTCGACCAGTTGAAGCCCTCGCGCCAGCCGAGCGTCTTCAACACCACCAACGACGAGGTCAACGCGCTGAAGAACGGTCAGATCGACGCGATCGTCACCGATCTGCCGACCGTCTTCTACCTGGCCGGCTCCGAACTGGACAACGCCAAAATCGTCGGTCAGTTCGGCTATGCGGGCGGCACGCCCGAGGAGTTCGGCCTGCTCCTGCCGAAGGACAGCAAGTTCACCACCTGCGTGAACCAGGCGCTGGGCGCCCTCAGGTCCGACGGCACGCTCGCCAAACTGACCTCGCAGTGGCTGTCGGCCTCCGCGAACGTTCCCGAGCTGAAGCCGTAG
- a CDS encoding M20 family metallopeptidase, protein MTSRDTMRERARALLASREDAVLGLSHALHADPELAYEEHRSARRITDLVERAGFDVERGAYGLPTAFRATAGGGDLVIGICAEYDALPGIGHACGHNVNGSASVAAALALAPLADELGITVKLLGTPAEESGGGKVDMLREGAFDDLAAAMMVHAAPSDSVGMGSLAISSWQVAYTGRAAHAAAMPERGVNAADAMMIAQVAIAAHRQQLRPGAVVSGVVTRGGDAANVIPAHTTADYDCRAASSEELAELQARVRACFEAGALATGAELALESVGNDYADLRQDFAIGRSYLGAARDLGRRVQDCDPTIRGGSTDMGNVSHLVPTIHPMIGYDCGDAIMHNPEFTRYGVSAGADRAVLDGGLAMAWTAIELASDAEHRARLLDRLAARRTGARDGAGRPGRP, encoded by the coding sequence ATGACCAGCCGCGACACGATGCGCGAGCGCGCCAGGGCCCTCCTGGCCTCCCGCGAGGACGCCGTGCTCGGCCTCAGCCACGCGCTGCACGCCGATCCCGAACTGGCCTACGAGGAGCACCGGTCGGCCCGCCGGATCACCGACCTCGTGGAGCGCGCCGGGTTCGACGTCGAACGGGGCGCCTACGGGCTGCCCACCGCCTTCCGGGCCACCGCCGGCGGCGGGGACCTGGTGATCGGCATCTGCGCCGAGTACGACGCGCTGCCCGGCATCGGCCACGCCTGCGGGCACAACGTGAACGGTTCGGCCTCCGTGGCCGCCGCGCTGGCCCTGGCCCCGCTCGCCGACGAGCTCGGCATCACGGTGAAGCTGCTCGGCACGCCGGCCGAGGAGTCGGGCGGCGGCAAGGTCGACATGCTGCGGGAGGGGGCGTTCGACGACCTGGCCGCGGCCATGATGGTGCACGCGGCGCCCTCCGACTCGGTGGGCATGGGCTCCCTGGCCATCAGCAGCTGGCAGGTCGCCTACACGGGCCGGGCCGCGCACGCCGCGGCCATGCCCGAGCGGGGCGTCAACGCCGCCGACGCCATGATGATCGCGCAGGTGGCCATCGCCGCCCACCGCCAGCAACTGCGCCCGGGCGCGGTGGTGTCCGGGGTGGTGACCCGGGGCGGCGACGCCGCCAACGTCATCCCCGCGCACACCACCGCCGACTACGACTGCCGGGCGGCCAGCAGCGAGGAGCTCGCCGAACTGCAGGCCCGGGTACGGGCCTGCTTCGAGGCGGGTGCGCTGGCCACGGGCGCCGAACTCGCGCTGGAGAGCGTGGGCAACGACTACGCGGACCTGCGCCAGGACTTCGCGATCGGCCGCAGCTACCTGGGCGCCGCCCGCGACCTCGGGCGGCGGGTGCAGGACTGCGACCCCACCATCCGCGGCGGCTCCACCGACATGGGCAACGTCTCACACCTGGTCCCGACCATCCACCCGATGATCGGCTACGACTGCGGCGACGCGATCATGCACAACCCGGAGTTCACCCGCTACGGCGTCAGCGCGGGCGCCGACCGCGCGGTCCTGGACGGTGGTCTGGCGATGGCCTGGACGGCGATCGAGCTCGCCTCCGACGCGGAGCACCGCGCACGCCTGCTGGACCGGCTCGCCGCCCGCCGCACCGGCGCACGGGACGGGGCGGGGCGTCCCGGCCGGCCCTGA
- a CDS encoding 2-isopropylmalate synthase codes for MAVDVVRESARAGRVVLWEESPRDGAQAKTLMTGDFRVRLARAQGGVFGADGPRHVVFAAGFPAVCAEEFEAVRRVAVEAEGAVSVSAVCRGTRDDVRQALASVRGGAHARIMVIVPASEAMARVMTHGSAERALSAGAALVAQAREDGDGVAVDVCLADASRADHALTGEHAARMTEAGAGVVVLADTVGDQLPEETGSMFAAVRRHAGEEVVLASHLHNDLGLALANTLRAVREGVRVLSASWLGIAERSGMVATEQLLFLLAYRPDRTRALLGDDRDPWWTAPDLTRLPEIARMVAAETGAPLGVTTPIVGDGVGTISTGTPFVHPRLFEPYDPRELLGVEPRVVLTHLASARVVTAVAARLGHALDPDGARAAAAWVKSRAFGQGHAVVADADFADHLAGRAVPAARAGR; via the coding sequence GTGGCCGTGGACGTGGTGCGCGAGTCGGCCCGGGCGGGCCGGGTGGTGCTGTGGGAGGAGTCGCCGCGCGACGGTGCCCAGGCCAAGACGCTGATGACGGGCGACTTCCGGGTGCGCCTCGCGCGCGCCCAGGGAGGGGTGTTCGGCGCGGACGGGCCGCGGCACGTGGTGTTCGCCGCAGGCTTTCCGGCCGTGTGCGCCGAGGAGTTCGAAGCGGTCCGGCGGGTGGCGGTGGAGGCCGAGGGCGCGGTGAGCGTGTCCGCGGTGTGCCGGGGCACCCGCGACGACGTGCGCCAGGCCCTGGCCTCGGTCCGGGGCGGCGCGCACGCCAGGATCATGGTGATCGTGCCGGCGTCCGAGGCCATGGCGCGGGTGATGACCCACGGCAGCGCCGAGCGGGCGCTGAGCGCCGGTGCCGCGCTGGTCGCGCAGGCCCGGGAGGACGGCGACGGCGTCGCGGTCGACGTGTGCCTGGCCGACGCCTCCCGTGCCGACCACGCCCTGACCGGCGAGCACGCCGCGCGGATGACGGAGGCCGGCGCCGGCGTGGTGGTGCTGGCCGACACGGTCGGCGACCAACTGCCCGAGGAGACCGGGTCCATGTTCGCCGCCGTGCGCCGCCACGCGGGCGAGGAGGTGGTGCTGGCCTCGCACCTGCACAACGACCTCGGCCTCGCACTGGCCAACACCCTCCGGGCCGTGCGGGAGGGCGTCCGCGTGCTGTCGGCGTCCTGGCTGGGCATCGCGGAGCGCAGCGGCATGGTCGCCACCGAGCAGCTCCTGTTCCTCCTCGCCTACCGCCCGGACCGCACCCGCGCCCTCCTCGGCGACGACCGCGACCCGTGGTGGACCGCTCCCGACCTGACCCGGCTGCCCGAGATCGCCCGCATGGTGGCCGCGGAGACCGGTGCGCCGCTGGGCGTGACCACCCCGATCGTCGGGGACGGGGTCGGCACCATCTCCACCGGCACCCCGTTCGTCCACCCCCGACTGTTCGAACCGTACGATCCGCGGGAACTGCTCGGCGTCGAACCCCGCGTGGTCCTCACCCACCTGGCCAGCGCCCGCGTGGTCACCGCCGTCGCCGCGCGGCTCGGGCACGCGCTCGATCCGGACGGGGCGCGCGCGGCGGCCGCCTGGGTGAAGTCGCGCGCCTTCGGCCAGGGGCACGCCGTGGTCGCCGACGCGGACTTCGCCGACCACCTCGCCGGCCGCGCCGTCCCGGCCGCGCGGGCCGGACGGTGA
- a CDS encoding SAM hydroxide adenosyltransferase, which yields MTRLPVVALTDCADPNALARQSARIATLFGATPTVLPLGGPDPEGAAALTLLDLLRSTDLIGGPTQPVVVLVNIAPRDGHWPNGVPFCYFRHGDHLVISTLNHRVLAPLVTYLGLTEVQVTDVREVLEAAAAGWAELAPAEVEEMVRTQFRSLWYVPLLARWLADGRPVPARPTAVREPAPQEVRVAVVDNFGNCKLDRPAADLPGYDGAEGLSVHSRREGRTVRVRCYDRLPDVPFGEPGITVGSSGIGFAELVVRGGSAADLFGLRQGDQVFHLTS from the coding sequence ATGACCCGTCTGCCCGTCGTCGCCCTCACCGACTGCGCCGACCCCAACGCGCTGGCCCGCCAGTCCGCCCGGATCGCCACCCTCTTCGGCGCCACGCCGACCGTCCTGCCCCTGGGCGGACCGGACCCGGAGGGCGCCGCCGCCCTCACCCTGCTCGACCTGCTGCGCTCCACGGATCTGATCGGCGGCCCGACGCAGCCGGTCGTGGTCCTGGTCAACATCGCTCCGCGGGACGGGCACTGGCCCAACGGCGTGCCGTTCTGCTACTTCCGCCACGGGGACCACCTGGTCATCAGCACGCTCAACCACCGCGTCCTCGCCCCGCTGGTGACCTACCTGGGGCTGACGGAGGTCCAGGTCACCGATGTCCGCGAGGTACTGGAGGCCGCTGCCGCCGGGTGGGCCGAGCTGGCGCCGGCCGAGGTCGAGGAGATGGTGCGGACCCAGTTCCGCAGCCTCTGGTACGTGCCCCTGCTGGCCCGCTGGCTGGCCGACGGCCGCCCGGTTCCGGCGCGTCCGACGGCCGTGCGGGAGCCCGCCCCGCAGGAGGTGCGGGTCGCGGTCGTGGACAACTTCGGCAACTGCAAGCTGGACCGGCCGGCCGCCGACCTGCCCGGCTACGACGGCGCCGAGGGGCTGTCCGTCCACAGCCGGCGCGAGGGCCGCACCGTGCGGGTGCGCTGTTACGACCGGCTCCCGGACGTTCCGTTCGGCGAGCCCGGAATCACGGTCGGGAGTTCCGGGATCGGCTTCGCCGAACTCGTGGTCCGCGGTGGTTCGGCGGCGGACCTGTTCGGTCTGCGCCAGGGTGACCAGGTATTTCATCTCACCAGCTGA
- a CDS encoding glutathione S-transferase family protein yields MSYVSPGGTYARDSRYLTTRITADGRDGFPVEPGRYRLVVSRACPWASRAIIVRRLLGLEDALPMAVAGPTHDERSWTFDLDPGGRDPVLGIERLQEAYFARDPGYDRGVTVPAIVDVPTGRVVTNDFPQMTIDLSLEWTAHHRAGAPALYPRELRPEIDSVDEAVYQDVNNGVYRAGFAGSQEAYEAAYARLFARLDRLTDRLAASRYLVGDTITEADVRLFTTLVRFDAVYHGHFKCNRRKLSEMPVLWSYARDLFQTPGFGDTVDFDHIKRHYYLVHRDINPTGIVPAGPDLSGWLAPHDRASLGGRPFGRGTPPGPVAPSEAVPAGHGPQPG; encoded by the coding sequence ATGAGCTACGTGAGCCCCGGCGGGACGTACGCGCGCGACAGCCGCTACCTCACCACCCGGATCACCGCGGACGGGCGGGACGGCTTCCCCGTCGAACCGGGCCGCTACCGCCTGGTGGTCAGCCGGGCCTGCCCGTGGGCCAGCCGCGCGATCATCGTCCGGCGCCTCCTCGGGCTGGAGGACGCGCTGCCCATGGCCGTGGCCGGCCCGACCCACGACGAACGGAGCTGGACGTTCGACCTGGACCCCGGAGGCCGTGATCCGGTGCTCGGCATCGAACGGCTCCAGGAGGCCTACTTCGCCCGCGACCCCGGATACGACCGCGGCGTCACCGTCCCCGCGATCGTGGACGTGCCGACCGGCCGCGTGGTGACCAACGACTTCCCGCAGATGACGATCGACCTGTCGCTGGAGTGGACCGCCCACCACCGCGCGGGCGCCCCCGCGCTCTACCCGCGGGAGCTGCGGCCGGAGATCGACTCCGTCGACGAGGCCGTCTACCAGGACGTGAACAACGGCGTCTACCGGGCCGGCTTCGCGGGGTCGCAGGAAGCGTACGAAGCGGCCTACGCGCGCCTGTTCGCCCGCCTCGACCGGCTCACCGACCGGCTCGCGGCCTCCCGCTACCTCGTCGGCGACACGATCACCGAGGCGGACGTCCGGCTCTTCACCACGCTCGTCCGCTTCGACGCGGTCTACCACGGCCACTTCAAGTGCAACCGGCGGAAACTGTCCGAGATGCCGGTGCTGTGGTCCTACGCGCGCGACCTGTTCCAGACGCCCGGTTTCGGCGACACGGTCGACTTCGACCACATCAAGCGCCACTACTACCTGGTGCACCGGGACATCAATCCCACCGGCATCGTCCCGGCCGGTCCCGACCTCTCGGGGTGGCTCGCGCCCCACGACCGGGCGTCCCTGGGCGGCCGCCCCTTCGGCCGGGGCACGCCCCCGGGGCCGGTGGCCCCGTCCGAGGCCGTCCCGGCCGGACACGGCCCGCAGCCGGGCTGA
- a CDS encoding amino acid ABC transporter ATP-binding protein — MSRPLLRIRGLRKRYGPRLVLRSIDLDVAEHQVVCLIGGSGSGKSTLLRCVDLLEVVDDGTVHLGETELTDPRLDPNAARRRIGIVFQAYNLFPHLSVLDNITLAPRQVHGVPRRQAEESAHELLARFGLADKAREHPDRLSGGQQQRAAIARALATEPELLLFDEITSALDPELVAEVLDVVADLKQRGLTILMATHEMGFARHVADRVCFLEDGVIVEQGTAEQVLTAPREQSTQRFLARVLDRS, encoded by the coding sequence ATGAGCCGGCCGCTGCTGCGCATCCGCGGCCTCCGCAAGCGGTACGGGCCGCGGCTGGTGCTGCGCTCGATCGACCTGGACGTCGCCGAACACCAGGTCGTCTGCCTCATCGGCGGCTCGGGGTCCGGCAAGTCGACCCTGCTGCGCTGCGTGGACCTGCTGGAGGTCGTCGACGACGGCACCGTCCACCTGGGCGAGACCGAACTGACCGACCCCCGACTGGATCCCAACGCGGCCCGCCGTCGGATCGGCATCGTCTTCCAGGCCTACAACCTCTTCCCGCACCTGAGCGTGCTGGACAACATCACGCTCGCGCCGCGCCAGGTGCACGGCGTCCCGCGCCGGCAGGCCGAGGAGTCGGCCCATGAGCTGCTGGCCCGGTTCGGGCTGGCGGACAAGGCGCGGGAGCATCCCGACCGGCTGTCCGGCGGACAGCAGCAGCGCGCGGCGATCGCCCGCGCGCTGGCCACCGAGCCCGAGCTGCTGCTCTTCGACGAGATCACCTCGGCCCTCGACCCCGAACTGGTGGCCGAGGTCCTGGACGTGGTCGCGGACCTCAAGCAGCGCGGCCTGACGATCCTGATGGCCACGCACGAGATGGGCTTCGCCCGGCACGTCGCGGACCGGGTCTGCTTCCTGGAGGACGGCGTGATCGTGGAGCAGGGCACCGCGGAGCAGGTGCTGACCGCTCCGCGGGAGCAGTCCACGCAACGGTTCCTGGCGCGGGTGCTCGACCGCTCCTGA
- a CDS encoding Lrp/AsnC family transcriptional regulator yields MTPDAPRPAASPAPLPVLDEVDHAVLRVLHRDPRAGFAEVAAAAGVHERTVARRLERMTATGHVRFTAALVPEYLGEGITAELAVRCAPGRVHETALALARRPETRSVEVATGALEVFAEFNTPDHQTLLTLIDSVVGRMDGVVDIHSGVVMRLLLTAADWAPYDDEPTRTRRLVMAGRGPRAPLAVDELDRGLVALLHRDARMSTTRLARELRVGESTARRRLARLMTSHVLHLRLHADPAVLGYPVEARFRIGTAHSRLGAAIRLLAREPAVRHLVVTTGTTALLGYSSHRDLADLHAFTSRVFGHLDGVTSTDTALLMRTYKRAGVTEPAAAPEGGTSFLPHD; encoded by the coding sequence ATGACACCCGACGCGCCGCGCCCCGCGGCATCCCCCGCACCCCTGCCGGTGCTCGACGAGGTCGACCACGCCGTGCTCCGCGTGCTGCACCGCGACCCCCGTGCCGGGTTCGCCGAGGTCGCGGCCGCCGCCGGGGTGCACGAGCGGACCGTCGCGCGCCGCCTGGAACGCATGACGGCCACCGGCCACGTCCGCTTCACGGCGGCCCTGGTTCCCGAGTACCTGGGCGAGGGCATCACCGCCGAGCTCGCCGTGCGCTGCGCTCCCGGCCGGGTCCACGAGACCGCGCTGGCCCTCGCCCGCCGCCCCGAGACCCGGTCGGTGGAGGTGGCCACCGGCGCGCTGGAGGTGTTCGCGGAGTTCAACACCCCCGACCACCAGACGCTGCTGACCCTGATCGACTCGGTGGTCGGCCGCATGGACGGGGTCGTGGACATCCACTCCGGCGTGGTGATGCGGCTGCTGCTCACCGCCGCGGACTGGGCCCCGTACGACGACGAGCCGACGCGGACGCGCCGGCTCGTCATGGCCGGGCGCGGCCCGCGGGCGCCGCTGGCCGTGGACGAACTCGACCGCGGCCTGGTCGCCCTGCTCCACCGCGACGCCCGGATGTCGACGACCCGGCTGGCCCGCGAGCTGCGGGTGGGGGAGTCCACGGCGCGCCGTCGGCTGGCCCGGCTGATGACCTCGCACGTCCTCCACCTGAGGCTGCACGCGGACCCGGCGGTCCTCGGCTACCCCGTGGAGGCCCGGTTCCGGATCGGCACGGCCCACAGCCGACTGGGCGCGGCGATCCGGCTGCTGGCGCGGGAGCCGGCCGTCCGGCACCTGGTCGTCACCACGGGCACCACCGCCCTGCTCGGCTACTCCAGCCACCGCGACCTCGCGGACCTGCACGCCTTCACCTCACGGGTCTTCGGCCACCTCGACGGGGTCACGTCGACGGACACGGCCCTGCTGATGCGGACGTACAAGCGCGCGGGCGTCACCGAACCGGCGGCGGCCCCGGAGGGGGGCACGTCCTTCCTCCCGCACGACTGA
- a CDS encoding MerR family transcriptional regulator: protein MRIGEAAAAAGTTARALRFYEQRGLLPPPVRTASGQREYGADEVARVRVIRDLLALGLTVEDLRGCADRLHLLSGDPLPRCGAVEPGAAGSGVVGRRLAALDAEIGRLAGLRENLARRAAGG, encoded by the coding sequence ATGCGGATCGGCGAAGCGGCGGCGGCGGCCGGCACCACGGCCAGGGCACTGCGGTTCTACGAACAGCGCGGGTTGCTGCCCCCGCCCGTCCGTACGGCCTCGGGGCAGCGGGAGTACGGGGCCGACGAGGTCGCGCGCGTCCGCGTCATCCGCGACCTGCTGGCCCTCGGGCTCACCGTCGAGGACCTGCGCGGGTGCGCCGACCGGCTCCATCTGCTCTCCGGGGACCCGCTGCCGCGGTGCGGCGCGGTCGAGCCGGGCGCCGCCGGGTCCGGGGTCGTCGGCCGCAGGCTCGCCGCCCTGGACGCCGAGATCGGCCGGCTGGCCGGACTCCGCGAGAACCTCGCGCGGCGGGCTGCCGGCGGCTGA
- a CDS encoding MFS transporter: protein MTDTDARSSGPRAKPAAVRATPAAAVIAAVAVVELSSGITQGFLSPLLRGLTETLRVSAADLNWISIANLLASVVFTPVLSRMGDLYGHRRVLRWNLAIVLLGSVLVGLSRSFGTLLAGQILQGAFAGFFPLLVGILRNRAHHGDGDAEGRRGISYMVAALVGGLALGLVASGFVARTVDSPTAALWVPAVATSLALAVTWPLLPESAHQPGGRIDWAGGVLLCVGLAALMLALGLGGTPGWEWTSGRTLGALVGGVLVTALWVRVELRTAEPMIDVRMFRRRNVVVVSLVTLTFTFCMIGLQVANPVFLGTSAAEQGYGLGLDPFAIALAMLPNLLALALGALLAPAVAAAVSDRLTLVAGSVLMAAGYLVALACHADALPFLAGTAVSGLGSGLLQHSTRTLAVESVPHDRTSVGSGINELLINVGGSIGAAAVLTVFAARTPAGEALPALGAYTTSWTLCAVISVAGAAIALFYRTPRTAPTPEVDR, encoded by the coding sequence ATGACGGACACGGACGCCAGATCCTCCGGCCCCCGCGCCAAGCCGGCCGCCGTCCGCGCCACGCCGGCCGCCGCCGTGATCGCCGCCGTCGCCGTCGTGGAGCTCTCCAGCGGCATCACCCAGGGCTTCCTGTCCCCGCTGCTGCGGGGGCTGACCGAGACCCTGCGGGTGTCGGCCGCCGACCTGAACTGGATCAGCATCGCCAACCTGCTGGCCAGCGTGGTCTTCACCCCCGTGCTGTCCCGCATGGGCGACCTCTACGGCCACCGGCGCGTCCTGCGCTGGAACCTGGCCATCGTGCTCCTCGGCTCCGTCCTGGTCGGCCTGAGCCGCTCCTTCGGCACCCTGCTCGCCGGTCAGATCCTCCAGGGTGCCTTCGCGGGCTTCTTCCCGCTCCTCGTCGGCATCCTGCGCAACCGGGCCCACCACGGCGACGGGGACGCGGAGGGCCGCCGCGGCATCAGCTACATGGTGGCCGCGCTGGTCGGCGGACTCGCCCTCGGCCTCGTCGCCAGCGGCTTCGTGGCCCGTACGGTGGACAGCCCGACCGCGGCCCTGTGGGTGCCGGCCGTGGCCACCAGCCTCGCCTTGGCCGTCACCTGGCCGCTGCTGCCCGAGTCGGCGCACCAGCCGGGCGGCCGGATCGACTGGGCCGGCGGCGTGCTGCTCTGCGTCGGGCTGGCCGCGCTGATGCTGGCCCTGGGCCTCGGCGGCACGCCCGGCTGGGAGTGGACCTCGGGCCGGACGCTGGGCGCGCTGGTCGGGGGCGTGCTGGTGACCGCACTGTGGGTGCGGGTGGAGCTGCGCACGGCCGAGCCGATGATCGACGTACGGATGTTCCGGCGCCGCAACGTGGTGGTCGTCTCCCTGGTGACCCTGACCTTCACCTTCTGCATGATCGGCCTCCAGGTCGCCAACCCGGTCTTCCTGGGCACCAGCGCCGCGGAGCAGGGCTACGGCCTGGGCCTGGACCCGTTCGCCATCGCCCTCGCGATGCTGCCCAACCTGCTCGCCCTGGCCCTCGGCGCCCTGCTGGCCCCGGCCGTCGCGGCGGCGGTCTCCGACCGGCTCACCCTGGTGGCCGGCTCGGTGCTGATGGCGGCGGGCTACCTGGTCGCGCTGGCCTGCCACGCCGACGCGCTGCCGTTCCTCGCCGGCACGGCGGTCTCCGGCCTCGGCAGCGGCCTCCTCCAGCACTCCACGCGCACCCTCGCCGTGGAGTCCGTACCGCACGACCGGACCTCGGTGGGGTCCGGCATCAACGAGCTGCTCATCAACGTCGGCGGCTCCATCGGCGCGGCGGCGGTGCTGACCGTGTTCGCCGCCCGCACGCCCGCCGGGGAGGCGCTGCCCGCCCTGGGCGCCTACACCACGTCCTGGACGCTGTGCGCCGTGATCTCGGTGGCCGGCGCCGCCATCGCGCTGTTCTACCGGACACCGCGCACCGCCCCCACTCCGGAGGTAGACCGATGA